The Streptomyces armeniacus genomic interval CGGACTCGTTCATCTTCGCGATGGCCAACCCGAATCCGGAGATCCACCCGGACGTGGCCCGCAAGTACGCCTCGGTCGTCGCCACCGGCCGCAGCGACTACCCGAACCAGATCAACAACGTCCTCGCCTTCCCCGGTGTCTTCGCCGGCGCGCTCCAGGTGCGCGCGTCCGAGATCACCGAGGGCATGAAGATCGCCGCGGCTGAGGCGCTGGCGGCGGTCGTCGCCGACGAGCTCAGCGCGGAGAAGGTCATCCCGTCGCCGTTCGACGAGCGGGTGGCGCCCGCGGTCACCTCGGCGGTGGCCGCGGCGGCACGCGCGGAGGGCGTGGCCCGGAGGTAACCGCGGCCATCGCCGTCCAGGAGACGGCGCGAGGGGTGGTACGAGCGTGCTGCACGCCCGTACCACCCCTCGCGTACGCCCGTCGCCCGGCCGCTCCCCTCCGCGCGCCCGGACGCCGGGAGCCGTTGCCGCGGCCGCTGCCGCTGCCGCTGCCGCTGCCGCGGGCCCGGTTACCGCAGCCCCAGCACCAGCGCGTCGGCCGGTGCGCACCAGACGGCCTTCGCCTCGGCGAAGCCGTGCTCGCGCAGCGTCCGGACGTGCCAGGCGACGGACTGGACCTCGCCGTCGGAGTGGTCGCCCTCGATCGGGTTGCCGAAGATGCCGAAGCGCTCGGCGGCGGCGCCTGCCAGCCGCTCGTCGTCGGCGACCCGCTGCCACCAGTCCACCCAGTCCTGCGCCCCGGCTTCCTTCGCCGCCTCGCGGCGGGCCCGGTCGAAGGCGCCCGCGGCCTCGTCGATGCGCGGCGTGGTCTCGTCGGGCATGTGGTCGGCGTTCATGAAGACGCCGCCCTCGCGGACCACGCCGGCGAGTCGGCCGTACAGCGCGCTCAGCGCGTCCGTACGCAGCCAGTGCAGCGCCGTGGCGGTCAGCACGGCGTCGTACGAGCGGTGCGGCAGCCGGTCCGGCCACGCCGGGTCGGTGAGGTCCGCGGTGACGAACGTGGCGCGGGGCTCGTCCTCGAAGTGCCCGCGGGCGATGGTGAGCAGGGCCGGGTCGAGGTCGACGCCGGTGGTTTCGGCCTTCGGGAACCGTTTCAGCACGCGGTCCGAGATACTGCCGGTACCGCACGCGAGGTCCAGCACCCTGGGCGCGGTCCCCACCAGTGCCTCGACCATGTCGAGCATCACCCGGAAGCGTTCCTCGCGGTCAGGCAGGTACCACTCCTGCTGGCGATCCCAGCTGTCCTGCCACGCCTGCCACTCCGAAGGCCGTGCGTTCCGGTGCCCCGTCGCCTCGATCGTCACCGCTCCTCCTCCATGCCGCATGTAATAGCCTGGATAGCCATTCAGCCATTACCGACCATAGACGGCCAGCCGTAAGGATCACAAGTGGAACTGAGCTATTACTCCGACTTCGCCGTCCGTCTGGTCAACACCGAGGAACCCGAACGCGGTGAGGACACGCTCACCACCGTCGAAGCCGTACGCGAGCTGTTCGGCCCCGGCCAGCAGGCCGCCCGCCGCGCGACCGACGCCGATGTGACGCGCCTGCGCGGCGTACGGACCCGGCTGCGCGCCGTCTTCGGCGCCGCCTCCGAGGGCGACGAGGTACGGGCGGTGGACCTGCTGAACTCGCTTCTGATGGAGTTCCCCACCAGCCCGCAGATCTCCGGCCACGAGTACCTGGACGACCAGGGCCGCCCGCGCTGGCACATGCACCTGGCCGACCACCCCGCCAACGCGACCGCGGGCTACGCCGCCACCGCCTGCATGGGGCTCGCGTTCAGCCTCACCGAGCTCGGCGTGGACCGGCTGGGCATCTGCCAGGCGCACCCGTGCCGCAACGCCTATCTGGACACCTCGACCAACCGCTCCCGGCGCTACTGCTCGGACCGCTGCGCGACCCGCGCCAACGTGGCCGCCTACCGCGCCCGGAAACGCCTGGAGAACGGCCCCAGGGGGCGTACCGCCGAGAGCGCCCAGCCGAGCACCGAGGTCACGGAGAGCTGA includes:
- a CDS encoding CGNR zinc finger domain-containing protein gives rise to the protein MELSYYSDFAVRLVNTEEPERGEDTLTTVEAVRELFGPGQQAARRATDADVTRLRGVRTRLRAVFGAASEGDEVRAVDLLNSLLMEFPTSPQISGHEYLDDQGRPRWHMHLADHPANATAGYAATACMGLAFSLTELGVDRLGICQAHPCRNAYLDTSTNRSRRYCSDRCATRANVAAYRARKRLENGPRGRTAESAQPSTEVTES
- a CDS encoding class I SAM-dependent methyltransferase; protein product: MTIEATGHRNARPSEWQAWQDSWDRQQEWYLPDREERFRVMLDMVEALVGTAPRVLDLACGTGSISDRVLKRFPKAETTGVDLDPALLTIARGHFEDEPRATFVTADLTDPAWPDRLPHRSYDAVLTATALHWLRTDALSALYGRLAGVVREGGVFMNADHMPDETTPRIDEAAGAFDRARREAAKEAGAQDWVDWWQRVADDERLAGAAAERFGIFGNPIEGDHSDGEVQSVAWHVRTLREHGFAEAKAVWCAPADALVLGLR